Genomic segment of Sphingopyxis sp. QXT-31:
ATTACGGGCATGGATTTCGCGCTCGATCGCGTCGAAGTCGCGGCCCGCGAAGCGCTGCGCCAGCGCGGTATATTTGGGACCGCCGATGATCGGCGTGCCCATGGTGACGATTTCGCGGACGAGGTGAGGGTAAGTGCGCGCGGTTTCGCGGGCGATCACGCCGCCGAGGCTCCAACCGATCAGCGTCAACGGCGCGCCGTCGGCCTCCACCCACGCCGCGGCCTGCGCGGCGAAGCGTTCGACGTCGGCGACCACGCGGCCCTGGTTGCGGCCCATGCCCCAGTCGCGGACCTCATAGCCGAGATGGCGGAGATACGCCTCGAGCGGGCGCATCGACAGCTCGCTGGCGCCATAGCCGGGGAGCAGCGCGACCGGACGCCCGTCGCCGCGCGGCGCGCCAATCAGAAGATAGCCGCCGAGGCCGAAACGGATCATGTCGAACGGCAGCGCGAGCTCGCCGAGCGTCGCGAGCCGGCTCGGCGGTTTCAGTCCGGTGGGAAGCGGTGTGTCGCGGGCCATCGCCTTCGCCCTCCTGTCCTTCTATAGTTCGTCGCATCGGCGCGGCATTGCAAGGATGGTAGAGCATGATTGGCGTATTGGCAGCGATTTCGGCGGCGATCGCCGTCGCGGCGGGCGCGTTCGGCGCGCATGGCGCGGCGGGGCCGCAGCAGGCCGAATGGCTGCGCACGGGCGGGCTCTACCAGTTGATCCACGCGGTCGCGGCGCTGGCGATCATGGGTTTTGCGCGCGGGCCGGCGATGCTGTTGCTGGCGGGCGGGGCGATTTTTGCGGTGACGCTCTACGCGATGGCGCTCGGCGCGCCGAAATGGCTGGGCGCGGTGACGCCGATCGGCGGGACTTTGCTGATCGTCGGTTGGCTGTGGGCGGCGTGGATGTACTGGCGGGCGTAATCGCGGCGGCGCTCCGCTGTTGAAACCGTCCTATAATCCCGTTCGTGT
This window contains:
- a CDS encoding esterase/lipase family protein, which encodes MARDTPLPTGLKPPSRLATLGELALPFDMIRFGLGGYLLIGAPRGDGRPVALLPGYGASELSMRPLEAYLRHLGYEVRDWGMGRNQGRVVADVERFAAQAAAWVEADGAPLTLIGWSLGGVIARETARTYPHLVREIVTMGTPIIGGPKYTALAQRFAGRDFDAIEREIHARNLQGLTQPLTVIYSDRDGIVGPDIAVDTYNPQARNIKVDGTHLGLGINPKVWRIVADTLAGKT
- a CDS encoding DUF423 domain-containing protein; its protein translation is MIGVLAAISAAIAVAAGAFGAHGAAGPQQAEWLRTGGLYQLIHAVAALAIMGFARGPAMLLLAGGAIFAVTLYAMALGAPKWLGAVTPIGGTLLIVGWLWAAWMYWRA